The proteins below are encoded in one region of Streptomyces marianii:
- a CDS encoding glycoside hydrolase family 31 protein, whose translation MDGRDLVRVVRVFGTVRGLRAARSAWRRRRTDAWGLPPRGAERARVPGPVSGAEPSPGGGIVRFARSELRVRVAASGVVFWGWDGAEPEPSYALDGTPPRPDPRAELEPDKDGGWRIVSQRVTVAVSRHGGIEIRTPGGVVLRRELPPRWWEPSGGGPARWLQRSEVSADARFFGLGGRASGPRLRDGTYRLWNTDPRGSFGPDDDPLYITMPVQLVVADAGTHLAFLDNSWEGLVTLREGEEGAGSGHDRPGTSEVRMGGGPLRCWVVVGTPARVLRRWTGLTGAPVPPPSWALGPQHARWGLGGEREVRRVVAGYRDRGLPLSALHLDIDHYDGHRVFTVDAERFPDLPRLAKDLRADGVRLVSIVDPAVKAEPGNEVYDAGAAAGAFVRDGRGREVRGEVWPGECVYPDFTDPEVRAWWGGLYEERLAQGFSGVWHDMNEPVSFTPFGDMTLPRSARHCLEGRGGDHREAHNVYGLAMARAGHEALRRLRPQELPFLFSRSGWVGMQRYGGTWSGDVATGWPGLRASLSLVLGLGLCGVPYSGPDVGGFDGSPSPELFLRWFQLGSFLPLFRTHAAIGAGRREPWEFGPQVLGHARAALLERERLRPYFVTLAQLARLTGAPYVRPLWWGTPTDRALRDCEDAFLLGDALLVAPVLEPGADRRAVRLPRGRWYDTVSGEAYEGPGQVLLDAPLSRIPVLARAGAVVPVRGGDGGTELEVWAPAAGRTGSGLVVEDRAAPGVRPAVERYTSRLVDGAVVVERVSDAGAVRPGRPLRVRGGVGARSPRGSQP comes from the coding sequence ATGGACGGTCGTGATCTGGTGCGTGTGGTGAGGGTCTTCGGCACGGTGCGCGGGCTGCGCGCGGCGCGTTCGGCGTGGCGCCGGAGGCGTACGGACGCTTGGGGGCTGCCGCCGCGGGGGGCGGAGCGGGCGCGGGTGCCGGGACCGGTGTCCGGGGCGGAGCCGTCGCCGGGTGGCGGGATCGTCCGGTTCGCGCGTTCGGAGCTGCGGGTGCGGGTGGCGGCCTCGGGTGTCGTCTTCTGGGGGTGGGACGGTGCGGAGCCCGAACCGTCGTACGCGCTGGACGGAACGCCTCCGCGGCCCGATCCCCGGGCCGAGCTCGAGCCGGACAAGGACGGCGGCTGGCGGATCGTCTCGCAGCGGGTCACGGTGGCCGTGTCCCGGCACGGCGGGATCGAGATCCGGACACCGGGCGGGGTGGTTCTGCGCAGGGAGCTGCCGCCGCGCTGGTGGGAGCCGTCCGGCGGCGGGCCGGCCCGCTGGCTCCAGCGCAGTGAAGTGTCCGCGGACGCGCGGTTCTTCGGCCTCGGCGGCCGTGCGTCGGGGCCACGGCTGAGGGACGGCACGTACCGGCTGTGGAACACCGATCCGCGCGGGAGCTTCGGGCCTGACGACGACCCGCTGTACATCACGATGCCCGTGCAGCTGGTGGTCGCGGACGCGGGCACGCATCTGGCGTTCCTCGACAACTCCTGGGAGGGGCTGGTCACCCTGCGTGAGGGTGAGGAGGGCGCGGGGTCGGGGCACGACCGTCCGGGCACGAGCGAGGTGCGGATGGGCGGCGGGCCGCTGCGCTGCTGGGTCGTCGTGGGGACACCCGCCCGGGTGCTGCGGAGGTGGACCGGGCTCACGGGCGCGCCCGTGCCGCCACCGTCATGGGCGTTGGGTCCGCAGCACGCGCGCTGGGGCCTCGGCGGCGAGCGCGAGGTGCGCCGGGTGGTGGCGGGCTACCGGGATCGGGGACTGCCGCTGTCGGCGCTGCACCTGGACATCGACCACTACGACGGCCACCGGGTCTTCACCGTGGACGCGGAGCGTTTCCCCGATCTCCCGCGGCTGGCGAAGGACCTCCGGGCCGATGGGGTGCGCCTTGTGTCGATCGTCGACCCGGCGGTGAAGGCGGAGCCCGGCAACGAGGTGTACGACGCGGGCGCGGCGGCCGGCGCGTTCGTCCGGGACGGGCGGGGCCGTGAGGTGCGCGGGGAGGTGTGGCCCGGCGAGTGCGTGTACCCGGACTTCACCGATCCGGAGGTCCGCGCGTGGTGGGGCGGACTCTACGAGGAGCGGCTGGCACAGGGCTTCTCCGGGGTGTGGCACGACATGAACGAGCCGGTGTCGTTCACGCCCTTCGGCGACATGACCCTGCCGCGCTCGGCCCGGCACTGCCTGGAGGGCCGGGGCGGGGACCACCGTGAGGCCCACAACGTGTACGGCCTGGCGATGGCGCGGGCGGGCCACGAGGCACTGCGGAGGCTGCGTCCGCAGGAGCTGCCGTTCCTGTTCTCGCGCTCGGGCTGGGTGGGCATGCAGCGGTACGGCGGGACGTGGTCCGGTGATGTGGCGACCGGCTGGCCGGGACTGAGGGCGTCGCTGTCGCTGGTGCTGGGGCTCGGCCTGTGCGGGGTGCCCTATTCGGGTCCGGACGTGGGCGGCTTCGACGGGAGCCCGTCGCCCGAGCTGTTCCTGCGCTGGTTCCAGCTGGGGTCGTTCCTGCCGCTGTTCCGTACGCACGCGGCGATCGGGGCGGGGCGCAGGGAACCGTGGGAGTTCGGCCCGCAGGTCCTGGGGCACGCCAGGGCGGCGCTGCTCGAACGGGAGCGCCTGCGCCCGTACTTCGTGACCCTGGCGCAGCTGGCTCGGCTGACCGGGGCGCCGTACGTGCGGCCGCTGTGGTGGGGTACGCCGACCGACCGGGCGCTGCGGGACTGCGAGGACGCGTTCCTGCTGGGCGACGCGCTGCTGGTGGCGCCGGTACTGGAGCCGGGGGCGGACCGGCGTGCGGTGCGGCTGCCGCGGGGGCGCTGGTACGACACGGTGTCCGGCGAGGCGTACGAGGGCCCGGGCCAGGTCCTGCTGGACGCACCGTTGTCGCGGATCCCGGTGCTGGCCCGGGCCGGTGCGGTGGTTCCGGTACGCGGCGGGGACGGCGGGACGGAGCTGGAGGTGTGGGCGCCGGCCGCGGGCCGCACCGGCAGCGGTCTGGTCGTCGAGGACCGCGCCGCCCCGGGGGTGCGGCCGGCGGTGGAGCGTTACACGTCACGGCTGGTGGACGGCGCGGTGGTCGTGGAACGGGTGTCCGACGCCGGTGCCGTGCGGCCGGGGCGTCCGCTGCGGGTGCGCGGCGGGGTGGGGGCGCGGTCGCCCCGCGGTTCTCAGCCGTAG
- a CDS encoding acetoacetate--CoA ligase: MTSAANPAPLWQPDADRVAAARITRFQAWAAEHHGAPAEGGYPALHRWSVDRLDTFWQAVADWFDVRFSTPYERVLADRGMPGAQWFPGATLNYAEHALRTAEDPALAHEPALIHVDETHDPTPISWAELRRQVGSLAAGLRALGVRPGDRVSGYLPNIPQAVTALLATAAVGATWTSCAPDFGARSVLDRFQQVEPVVLFTVDGYRYGGKEHDRADTVAELRRELPTLRAVVHIPLLGTPAPEGALEWSALTADDTEPVFEHVPFDHPLWVLYSSGTTGLPKAIVQSQGGILLEHYKQIGLHCDLGPGDRFFWYTSTGWMMWNFLVSGLLTGTTVVLYDGSPGHPDTGAQWAIAERTGTTLFGTSAAYVMACRKAGVHPSRDHDLSTVRCVATTGSPLPPDGFRWLHDEVREDLWIASVSGGTDVCSCFAGAVPTLPVHIGELQAACLGTDLQSWDPHGKPVVGEVGELVVTNPMPSMPIRFWNDPDGSRYRESYFEMFPGVWRHGDWITITDHGSVVIHGRSDSTLNRQGVRMGSADIYEAVERLPEIKESLVIGLEEPDGGYWMPLFVHLAPGAALDDDLRSRIKRTIREQLSPRHVPDDIIEVPGVPHTLTGKRIEVPVKRLLQGTALTKAVNPGSVDDLELLRFYEDLARERGTERG, from the coding sequence ATGACCTCAGCAGCGAACCCTGCCCCCCTCTGGCAGCCGGACGCCGACCGCGTCGCGGCGGCCCGGATCACCCGCTTCCAGGCATGGGCCGCCGAGCACCACGGCGCACCCGCCGAGGGCGGCTACCCGGCCCTGCACCGCTGGTCGGTCGACCGGCTCGACACCTTCTGGCAGGCGGTCGCCGACTGGTTCGACGTACGGTTCTCCACCCCTTACGAGCGCGTCCTCGCCGACCGCGGCATGCCCGGCGCCCAGTGGTTCCCCGGCGCCACCCTCAACTACGCCGAACACGCCCTGCGCACCGCCGAGGACCCAGCCCTCGCCCATGAGCCGGCCCTCATCCATGTCGACGAAACACATGACCCGACCCCCATCAGCTGGGCCGAACTGCGCCGCCAAGTCGGATCGCTCGCCGCCGGACTCCGCGCTCTCGGCGTCCGCCCCGGCGACCGGGTCAGCGGCTACCTGCCCAACATCCCGCAGGCCGTGACCGCCCTCCTCGCCACCGCCGCCGTCGGAGCCACCTGGACCTCCTGCGCCCCCGACTTCGGCGCCCGCAGCGTCCTCGACCGCTTCCAGCAGGTCGAGCCGGTGGTCCTCTTCACCGTGGACGGGTACCGCTACGGCGGCAAGGAACACGACCGCGCCGACACCGTCGCCGAACTCCGCCGGGAACTGCCCACCCTGCGGGCCGTCGTCCACATCCCCCTGCTCGGCACCCCCGCCCCCGAAGGCGCCCTCGAATGGTCCGCCCTGACCGCGGACGACACCGAGCCCGTCTTCGAGCATGTCCCCTTCGACCACCCGCTGTGGGTCCTCTACTCCTCCGGCACCACCGGGCTGCCCAAGGCGATCGTCCAGTCCCAGGGCGGCATCCTGCTGGAGCACTACAAGCAAATCGGACTGCACTGCGACCTCGGTCCCGGAGACCGCTTCTTCTGGTACACCTCCACCGGCTGGATGATGTGGAATTTCCTCGTCTCCGGCCTGCTCACCGGCACCACCGTCGTGCTGTACGACGGCAGCCCCGGCCACCCGGACACCGGCGCCCAGTGGGCGATCGCCGAACGCACCGGGACGACCCTCTTCGGCACCTCCGCCGCCTACGTCATGGCCTGCCGCAAGGCCGGCGTGCACCCCTCGCGCGACCACGACCTCTCAACGGTCCGGTGCGTCGCCACCACCGGATCCCCGCTGCCGCCCGACGGCTTCCGCTGGCTCCACGACGAGGTCCGCGAGGACCTGTGGATCGCGTCCGTCAGCGGTGGCACGGACGTCTGCAGCTGCTTCGCGGGCGCCGTGCCGACCCTGCCCGTCCACATCGGCGAGCTCCAGGCCGCCTGCCTCGGCACCGACCTGCAGTCCTGGGACCCGCACGGCAAGCCCGTCGTCGGCGAGGTCGGCGAGCTCGTCGTCACCAACCCCATGCCGTCCATGCCGATCCGCTTCTGGAACGACCCCGACGGCAGCCGCTACCGCGAGAGCTACTTCGAGATGTTCCCGGGCGTCTGGCGGCACGGGGACTGGATCACGATCACCGACCACGGCTCCGTCGTCATCCACGGCAGGTCCGACTCCACCCTGAACCGCCAGGGCGTCCGCATGGGCTCCGCCGACATCTACGAAGCGGTGGAACGGCTCCCCGAGATCAAGGAGTCCCTCGTCATCGGCCTCGAGGAGCCTGACGGCGGCTACTGGATGCCGCTCTTCGTCCACCTCGCCCCCGGCGCCGCCCTCGACGACGACCTGCGCTCCCGGATCAAGCGGACCATCCGCGAACAGCTCTCCCCGCGCCACGTCCCGGACGACATCATCGAGGTCCCCGGCGTCCCGCACACCCTCACCGGCAAGCGCATCGAGGTCCCGGTCAAGCGCCTGCTGCAGGGAACCGCCCTGACGAAGGCGGTGAACCCCGGCTCGGTGGACGACCTCGAGCTGCTGCGCTTCTACGAGGACCTGGCGCGCGAGCGCGGCACCGAGCGCGGCTGA
- the ptsP gene encoding phosphoenolpyruvate--protein phosphotransferase, with the protein METTLQGVGVSHGVAVGEVRHMGTAVLEPPAKQIPVEDAEREQGRARHAVYAVAADLVARGNLAGGEAQHVLEAQAMMARDPELLADVERRIAVGSTAERAVYDAFAAYRALLAGAGEYLAGRVADLDDVRNRIVARLLGVPMPGVPDSDEPYVLIARDLAPADTALLDPALVLGFVTEEGGPTSHSAILARALGVPAVVALAGACELAEGTVVAVDGSTGEVFVAPGEERRALLAEAAAERKAALAASTGPGATSDGHKVPLLANVGGPGDVPAALAAGAEGVGLFRTEFLFLDDSSQAPSEAKQVEAYRQVLEAFPEGRVVVRVLDAGADKPLDFLTPADEPNPALGVRGLRSLLDHPEVLRTQLTALSKAAEGLPVYLEVMAPMVADRSDAKAFADACREAGLDAKCGVMVEIPSAALRARSVLQEVEFLSLGTNDLAQYTFAADRQVGAVSRLQDPWQPALLDLVALSAEAARAEGKSCGVCGEAASDPLLACVLTGLGVTSLSMGAASIPYVRGTLAKYTLAQCERAAAAARAADSADEARRAAQAVLSGE; encoded by the coding sequence ATGGAGACAACGCTGCAAGGCGTCGGTGTCAGCCACGGTGTGGCCGTCGGCGAGGTTCGGCACATGGGCACGGCGGTGCTGGAGCCGCCGGCCAAGCAGATACCGGTGGAGGACGCGGAGCGCGAACAGGGGCGCGCCCGGCACGCCGTGTACGCCGTGGCCGCCGATCTCGTCGCGCGCGGCAACCTGGCCGGCGGCGAGGCACAGCACGTGCTCGAGGCGCAGGCCATGATGGCGCGGGACCCCGAGCTGCTGGCGGATGTCGAGCGGCGGATCGCGGTCGGCAGCACGGCCGAGCGAGCCGTCTACGACGCCTTCGCCGCCTACCGGGCGCTGCTTGCGGGTGCCGGTGAGTACCTGGCCGGGCGGGTGGCCGACCTCGACGACGTACGCAACCGCATCGTGGCGCGGCTGCTCGGCGTACCGATGCCGGGCGTACCGGACAGCGACGAGCCGTATGTCCTGATCGCCCGGGATCTCGCGCCCGCCGACACGGCGCTGCTCGACCCTGCCCTGGTGCTCGGGTTCGTCACCGAGGAGGGTGGCCCGACGAGCCACAGCGCGATCCTGGCCCGGGCGCTCGGGGTGCCGGCCGTGGTGGCGCTCGCGGGTGCCTGCGAACTCGCCGAGGGCACGGTGGTCGCGGTGGACGGCAGCACCGGCGAGGTGTTCGTGGCACCGGGCGAAGAGCGGCGTGCGCTCCTGGCCGAGGCCGCAGCCGAGCGGAAGGCCGCGTTGGCGGCTTCCACCGGTCCGGGTGCGACGTCGGACGGCCACAAGGTACCGCTGCTGGCGAACGTCGGCGGTCCCGGCGACGTTCCGGCCGCGCTGGCGGCAGGTGCGGAGGGTGTGGGTCTGTTCCGCACAGAGTTCCTGTTCCTCGACGACAGCAGCCAGGCGCCGTCGGAGGCCAAGCAGGTCGAGGCGTACCGGCAGGTGCTGGAGGCGTTTCCCGAGGGGCGGGTGGTCGTGCGGGTTCTGGACGCCGGTGCGGACAAGCCGCTGGACTTCCTGACTCCGGCCGACGAGCCGAACCCGGCACTGGGCGTCCGGGGGTTGCGGTCGCTGCTCGATCACCCGGAGGTGCTGCGGACACAGCTGACCGCACTGTCGAAGGCCGCCGAGGGACTGCCCGTGTACCTCGAGGTCATGGCGCCCATGGTGGCCGACCGCTCGGACGCCAAGGCGTTCGCGGACGCGTGCCGTGAGGCCGGGCTCGACGCGAAGTGCGGCGTGATGGTCGAGATCCCGTCGGCGGCTCTGCGGGCGCGGTCGGTCCTTCAGGAGGTCGAGTTCCTGTCGCTGGGCACGAACGACCTGGCCCAGTACACCTTCGCCGCCGACCGTCAGGTGGGTGCGGTGTCCCGGCTGCAGGACCCATGGCAGCCCGCGCTGCTCGACCTGGTGGCGCTGTCCGCCGAGGCGGCGAGGGCCGAGGGCAAGAGCTGTGGCGTGTGCGGTGAGGCGGCGTCGGATCCACTGCTCGCGTGTGTGCTGACGGGTCTGGGGGTCACCTCTCTCTCGATGGGTGCGGCGTCGATCCCGTACGTGCGGGGGACGCTGGCGAAGTACACGCTGGCCCAGTGCGAGCGTGCCGCCGCGGCGGCACGGGCCGCGGACTCCGCCGACGAGGCGCGGCGTGCCGCGCAGGCGGTGCTGTCCGGGGAGTGA
- a CDS encoding PTS sugar transporter subunit IIA, giving the protein MTVVTSPLAGRAIGLAAVPDPVFSGAMVGPGTAIDPVREPSKAVSPVDGIVVSLHPHAFVVVDPEGHGVLIHLGIDTVQLNGEGFELLVNKGDTVTRGQGIVRWNPVAVEEAGKSPICPVVALEASAHSLGGLRQDGDVKTGDELFSWQ; this is encoded by the coding sequence ATGACAGTCGTGACGTCGCCTCTGGCCGGGCGCGCCATCGGGCTCGCCGCAGTGCCCGACCCGGTGTTCTCCGGTGCGATGGTCGGTCCCGGTACCGCGATCGACCCGGTGCGAGAGCCGTCCAAGGCGGTCTCCCCCGTGGATGGCATCGTTGTCTCCCTGCACCCGCACGCCTTCGTGGTCGTCGACCCCGAGGGACACGGAGTGCTGATCCATCTCGGCATCGACACCGTGCAGCTCAACGGAGAGGGCTTCGAGCTCCTCGTCAACAAGGGCGACACCGTGACCCGCGGCCAGGGCATCGTGCGCTGGAACCCCGTCGCCGTCGAAGAGGCCGGCAAGTCTCCGATCTGTCCCGTGGTGGCCCTCGAGGCCTCCGCCCACTCACTGGGCGGGCTTCGCCAGGACGGCGATGTCAAGACCGGTGACGAGCTGTTCAGCTGGCAGTGA
- a CDS encoding CDP-alcohol phosphatidyltransferase family protein: protein MEVQETRVQTDRVLTIPNILSMARLLGVPLFLWLILLPEFGGPKADGWALLVLALSGVSDYLDGKLARRWNQISSLGRILDPAADRLYILSTLVGLTWRGILPLWLTAALLARDLMLLVMVGILRRHGYPPPQVNFLGKAATFNLMYAFPLLLLSDGDGWLASLAEVFGWAFAGWGTTLYWWAGILYVVQVRRLVKADAVAD, encoded by the coding sequence GTGGAGGTCCAGGAGACCCGCGTTCAGACCGACCGGGTACTCACCATCCCCAACATCCTCAGTATGGCTCGCCTGCTCGGCGTACCGCTGTTCCTGTGGCTGATTCTCCTACCCGAGTTCGGTGGTCCGAAGGCCGACGGCTGGGCCCTGCTCGTGCTCGCGCTGAGTGGCGTCAGCGACTATCTCGACGGCAAGCTCGCCCGCCGATGGAACCAGATCAGCAGCCTGGGCCGGATCCTCGATCCCGCCGCTGACCGGCTCTACATCCTTTCCACCCTGGTGGGCCTGACCTGGCGGGGGATCCTGCCTCTTTGGTTGACCGCGGCACTTTTGGCGCGGGACCTGATGCTCCTCGTGATGGTGGGAATCCTGCGCCGGCACGGCTATCCGCCTCCCCAGGTGAACTTTCTGGGCAAGGCGGCTACCTTCAACTTGATGTACGCGTTCCCACTCCTGCTGCTCAGCGACGGAGACGGGTGGCTTGCGTCACTCGCCGAAGTTTTCGGATGGGCGTTCGCAGGATGGGGTACAACTCTGTACTGGTGGGCAGGGATCCTCTATGTGGTCCAGGTCCGCCGACTCGTCAAGGCTGACGCCGTGGCCGATTGA
- a CDS encoding mannose-1-phosphate guanyltransferase: MKAVVMAGGEGTRLRPMTSSMPKPLLPVVNRPIMEHVLRLLKRHGLTETVVTVQFLASLVKNYFGDGEELGMELTYAHEEKPLGTAGSVKNAEEALKDDAFLVISGDALTDFDLSDLIRFHKEKGALVTVCLTRVPNPLEFGITIVDEQGKVERFLEKPTWGQVFSDTVNTGIYVMEPEVFDYVEPDVSVDWSGDVFPQLMKEGKPIYGYIAEGYWEDVGTHESYVKAQADVLEGKVDVDIDGFEISPGVWVAEGAEVHPDAVLRGPLYVGDYAKVEAGVEIREHTVVGSNVVVKSGAFLHRAVIHDNVYIGPHSNLRGCVIGKNTDIMRAVRIEDGAVIGDECLIGEESIVQGNVRVYPFKTIEAGAFVNTSVIWESRGQAHLFGARGVSGILNVEITPELAVRLAGAYATTLKKGATVTTARDHSRGARALKRAVISALQTSAIDVRDLENVPLPVARQQTARGSAGGIMIRTSPGVPDSVDIMFFDERGADLSQGGQRKLDRVYARQEYRRAFPGEIGDLSFPASIYDSYTGSLLRNVDTSGIAEAGLKVVIDASNGSAGLVLPSLLGRLGVDALTINPGLDESRPTETLEQRRQGLVRLGEIVASAHAAFGVRFDPVGERLSFVDERGRIVEDDRALLVMLDLVAAERRSGKVALPVTTTRIAEQVAAYHGTQVEWTTTSPDDLTRVCREESTIFGGDGRGGFIIPEFSSVFDGPAAFVRLLGLVARTQLTLSQIDARIPRAHVLRTDIATPWAVKGLVMRRVVEAAGDRFVDTTDGVRVVEADGRWVLVLPDPSEAVTHLWAEGPDDTSAQALLGEWSAVVEGAGDDTKQ; encoded by the coding sequence ATGAAGGCCGTCGTGATGGCTGGTGGCGAAGGAACACGACTTCGCCCTATGACCTCGAGCATGCCCAAGCCACTGCTGCCGGTGGTCAACAGGCCGATCATGGAGCACGTGCTGCGCCTGCTCAAGCGGCACGGGCTCACTGAGACGGTCGTGACCGTCCAGTTCCTCGCTTCCCTCGTCAAGAACTACTTCGGCGACGGTGAAGAGCTGGGTATGGAGCTCACCTACGCGCACGAGGAAAAGCCACTCGGTACCGCGGGCAGTGTGAAGAATGCGGAAGAGGCGCTCAAGGACGACGCATTCCTCGTCATTTCCGGAGATGCACTCACCGACTTCGACCTCTCGGATCTCATCCGGTTCCACAAGGAGAAGGGCGCACTGGTCACGGTGTGTCTGACCCGGGTGCCGAATCCCCTTGAATTCGGCATCACGATCGTGGACGAACAGGGCAAGGTCGAGAGGTTCCTGGAGAAGCCCACCTGGGGCCAGGTCTTCTCGGACACCGTGAACACCGGCATCTACGTGATGGAGCCGGAAGTCTTCGACTACGTCGAGCCGGATGTCTCGGTGGACTGGTCCGGTGATGTCTTCCCGCAGCTGATGAAGGAAGGCAAGCCGATCTACGGCTACATCGCCGAGGGCTACTGGGAGGACGTCGGCACCCACGAGAGCTATGTGAAGGCACAGGCCGACGTGCTCGAGGGCAAGGTCGACGTGGACATCGACGGCTTCGAGATCTCGCCCGGCGTCTGGGTGGCGGAGGGTGCCGAGGTGCATCCTGACGCCGTGCTGCGCGGTCCCCTCTACGTCGGCGACTACGCCAAGGTCGAAGCCGGCGTCGAGATCCGCGAACACACCGTGGTCGGGTCCAATGTGGTCGTGAAATCGGGTGCGTTCCTCCACCGGGCCGTCATCCACGACAACGTCTACATCGGGCCCCACAGCAATCTGCGCGGCTGCGTCATCGGCAAGAACACCGACATCATGCGCGCCGTTCGGATCGAGGACGGCGCTGTCATCGGCGACGAATGCCTGATCGGCGAGGAGTCCATCGTCCAGGGCAACGTCCGGGTCTATCCGTTCAAGACCATCGAAGCCGGCGCCTTCGTCAACACCTCGGTGATCTGGGAGTCCCGCGGCCAGGCGCATCTCTTCGGGGCCCGGGGCGTATCGGGAATCCTGAACGTCGAGATCACGCCCGAACTCGCCGTGCGACTCGCGGGCGCGTACGCCACCACGCTGAAGAAGGGCGCGACCGTCACCACGGCCCGCGACCACTCCCGAGGCGCGCGAGCCCTCAAACGCGCGGTGATCTCCGCACTCCAGACCAGCGCCATCGACGTCCGGGACCTGGAGAACGTCCCCCTGCCGGTGGCCCGGCAGCAGACGGCCCGGGGCAGCGCCGGCGGCATCATGATCCGCACCTCGCCGGGTGTGCCCGACTCGGTCGACATCATGTTCTTCGACGAGCGGGGTGCGGACCTGTCCCAGGGCGGCCAGCGGAAGCTCGACCGCGTGTACGCGCGTCAGGAGTACCGGCGTGCGTTCCCCGGCGAGATCGGGGACCTCTCCTTCCCGGCGAGCATCTACGACTCCTACACGGGCTCGTTGCTGCGCAACGTCGACACCAGCGGGATCGCGGAGGCCGGCCTCAAGGTCGTCATCGACGCGTCCAACGGCAGCGCCGGTCTCGTACTGCCGAGCCTCCTCGGCAGGCTCGGCGTGGACGCGCTGACGATCAACCCCGGGCTCGACGAGTCGCGACCGACCGAGACGCTCGAGCAGCGCAGGCAGGGCCTGGTGCGGTTGGGCGAGATCGTGGCGTCCGCGCACGCCGCCTTCGGCGTGCGCTTCGACCCCGTCGGCGAGCGGTTGTCGTTCGTGGACGAGCGCGGCCGGATCGTGGAGGACGACAGGGCGCTGCTCGTCATGCTGGACCTCGTGGCCGCGGAACGCCGCAGCGGCAAGGTGGCGTTGCCCGTGACGACGACGCGCATCGCCGAGCAGGTCGCCGCCTACCACGGCACCCAGGTGGAGTGGACGACCACATCGCCCGACGACCTGACCCGGGTCTGCCGGGAGGAGTCCACCATCTTCGGCGGTGACGGCCGCGGTGGCTTCATCATCCCGGAGTTCAGCAGCGTCTTCGACGGTCCGGCGGCGTTCGTGCGACTCCTCGGCCTGGTGGCCCGTACCCAGCTCACGCTGAGCCAGATCGACGCCCGTATCCCGAGGGCCCATGTGCTGCGCACGGACATCGCGACGCCGTGGGCGGTCAAGGGCCTCGTGATGCGCCGGGTCGTCGAGGCCGCCGGTGACCGGTTCGTGGACACGACCGACGGTGTCCGCGTCGTGGAGGCCGACGGCCGCTGGGTCCTCGTGCTCCCCGACCCGTCCGAGGCAGTCACCCATCTGTGGGCCGAGGGTCCCGACGACACATCCGCCCAGGCACTCCTCGGCGAGTGGTCCGCGGTGGTGGAAGGCGCAGGTGACGACACGAAGCAGTGA
- a CDS encoding DUF881 domain-containing protein: MPQQPPVPRTASPPRPDASMSLLNNVMDHSLDDGYAEAAARRDAEGGRLPQTLRAKLWLAAGLVLAALVVTLGAAQARISAPVVAKEREELIDRIEAETTAADELEQDVDSLREEVGERQRKALQRQGGHQGDLVALLSGATEVTGQGVKLVVDDAKGSKAGGGGPRESSGFSDTGRVRDRDMQRVVNGLWESGAEAVAINGQRLTALSAIRAAGDAILVDNKPLVPPYTVLAVGDGKKLSTAFQDSADGQYLHALRENFGIRSSISAQERVRLPAAPSLIVRTAEPRTAGGTPAGQGTAETGKGTS, from the coding sequence ATGCCGCAGCAGCCCCCCGTACCGAGGACAGCCTCACCGCCGCGTCCCGATGCCTCGATGTCGCTGCTGAACAACGTCATGGACCACAGCCTCGACGACGGTTACGCGGAGGCGGCGGCCCGCAGGGACGCGGAGGGCGGGCGGCTGCCCCAGACGCTTCGGGCGAAGTTGTGGCTCGCGGCCGGGCTGGTGCTGGCAGCGCTGGTGGTCACTCTCGGCGCTGCTCAGGCGCGGATATCGGCACCCGTCGTGGCGAAGGAACGGGAAGAGCTCATCGACCGTATCGAGGCCGAGACCACGGCCGCGGACGAACTGGAGCAGGACGTCGACAGCCTCCGCGAGGAGGTCGGCGAACGGCAGCGCAAGGCGCTCCAGCGGCAGGGCGGGCACCAGGGAGACCTCGTGGCGCTGCTCTCCGGAGCGACCGAGGTGACAGGCCAGGGGGTGAAGCTGGTCGTCGACGACGCCAAGGGCAGCAAGGCGGGCGGTGGCGGTCCGCGGGAGAGCAGCGGCTTCTCCGACACCGGCCGGGTCCGCGACCGCGACATGCAGCGCGTCGTCAACGGACTCTGGGAGTCCGGCGCGGAGGCCGTCGCGATCAACGGGCAGCGGTTGACGGCCCTGTCCGCGATCAGGGCCGCCGGTGACGCCATACTCGTCGACAACAAGCCGCTGGTGCCGCCCTACACGGTGCTCGCCGTCGGGGACGGGAAGAAGCTGAGCACCGCCTTCCAGGACAGCGCGGACGGCCAGTACCTCCACGCGCTGCGGGAGAACTTCGGGATCCGGAGCAGCATCTCCGCCCAGGAACGGGTGCGTCTGCCGGCCGCGCCGAGCCTGATCGTACGTACCGCAGAGCCGAGGACCGCCGGTGGTACGCCCGCCGGTCAGGGAACGGCAGAGACAGGGAAGGGCACATCGTGA
- a CDS encoding small basic family protein, with the protein MIAVLGLVLGVVAGLLLRPEVPAVVEPYLPIAVVAALDAVFGGLRAMLDGIFVDKVFVVSFLSNVVVAALIVFLGDKLGVGAQLSTGVVVVLGIRIFSNAAAIRRHVFRA; encoded by the coding sequence GTGATCGCCGTACTGGGCCTGGTCTTGGGAGTCGTGGCGGGACTGTTGCTCCGCCCTGAGGTGCCGGCGGTGGTCGAGCCCTACCTTCCGATCGCCGTGGTCGCTGCTCTCGACGCGGTGTTCGGCGGCCTGCGGGCCATGCTCGACGGGATCTTCGTCGACAAGGTCTTCGTGGTCTCCTTCCTGTCGAACGTCGTCGTGGCCGCGCTGATCGTCTTCCTCGGCGACAAGCTGGGCGTCGGTGCGCAGCTGTCCACGGGTGTGGTGGTCGTCCTCGGCATCCGGATCTTCTCCAACGCGGCCGCCATCCGCCGCCATGTGTTCCGGGCGTGA